The sequence below is a genomic window from Wyeomyia smithii strain HCP4-BCI-WySm-NY-G18 chromosome 1, ASM2978416v1, whole genome shotgun sequence.
TACgttccgaattactaggtctataaatctgtcgactgtgcttgggaagcaatcatattgaCGACCAAtcggatcaatcgaattttgcgcttcaacaaggattgaccatttggTTTGATAATTTTTGGGGTTTAATTATGCGATAACTTAATTTTAATGCAGTTAATAAAAGCTGTTCGGGTGTTGTGTTTATTActaaaggaaaagataatttagTTCGTTCTGAGACATGGAGATGAAGTAAAGTTTATAACTGTTCCAACATTTCAAAGTGCAAATTAATtcaatagaaaatattaactcttcaatttggtatttatttcatcctgaaaagaaaatttttctgtTTAACTCAATATCGATAAAATGTCGATCACTTCTTTGCGTTAatactgacagtgcgaataaagtattccttgtaagAGAATAACACTGTGAAATGCtgttttaacactcaaaactagacggctcatgtattttgaacgccagccttccagaacgttggtgtgttgtcaaaatgaggcaacttttcattggatACATTTATTAGTGCCCGCTATCttacagagacagcatttcactacaGGAAGTgccccactgcatcagctggccctgctactatcgatgctgatattctcgctgcaactgctgccgctatccgttgccgcAGCTATGGTCGCTATAGGCTTGGCTCCGCAGCAACCGCCACTATCCgatgcactgctactgctgctgctgctaaggaaggactgctgttgtcgctgtctagaattatgatgagcgacttcggctgaaacagtttaaaattttaaattactaggtctataattctgtcgactgtgcttgggaagtaatCATATAATGACCAATCAAAGGccggcttgacaattttcaatagtacaatagtttgaatgataaaattacaattttctgcatttgggaagaatcttagatttTCCAGTCTATTGTTGCAAGAACAAGAAACTCCatcaaaaactaaccgattAAAAAGCCTTTGaagttggacatatttttcattttttccgggttttagattttcattttacctccctatgtagccgaacttcctgacagacgtagttctacgtcaaaatgtttTGTCGGGACGAGCAAATAGAACCTAATTGTTAACCAAGGCACACCAACTGGCTTAGCTTGATTCCCGAGACACTCACAGCGACGAGGCAGTTCTCTGTGCTGTGCGGTTAGTGTgacatattgattttttttagtttgagtcACAAAATACTTACAAAAAACATCTTTGGCAAAGCATTCGGATTTAAATTAATTATATGTGTTTTATTAGTTTTTAGACAAcggaaattttattattttctacatagacttgaaattaaaatatgtGTGGTTTTTTGGATTTCTACCAGACGTCGCTTTTCACGTAAATAAATGATGGTTCGTGTATCGGCTTATCGCTTGAATCGGCTTTTTGTGCTTGAATCGGCGTTTTGTGCGTAGCTTGATGGAAACGTCATTCGcgtggttggatttgttgttgaaacgtgttaacggcatttgaaaacctaaccttcactgaatagatctaacCTAAATAATGTCAGTGCTCATTATTCCGTGCAagaacaagtgacattttgcttcacagcaagtgaactttgttttccctttcggtttatgatttctttttagctgcgtactagctactagaataaatttcattgcctgattcagtgcctgaattttCCATGGGATTGAGAAAGGAGAATGAATtcctttttgaactgcatactgcATTTTAGATAATAACTTACTGTCTTACTTTTCACAGTAGATGTCACGTTGCGACGTTTCTCTCACTTACGTGAGATCTGTAATAGGACTTAATTcatttcactctgatttcaccgtgaagtgccTCCCGTAATAAATACCACCTAAGACGCGAATGACCCTTAAAGAAAAAAGGGCTCAGGAAAATATATCTTGcattttctttttctatttACATCGAGCTTGTTGAACACCCTGCAAATGTTTTAAGGAGAGGGGGCCCCATGAAAATATTTACCCCTCACCCAAATCCGACTGcccatcaagaaaaaaaaatgaatgtgaCTTCGTTCTAGTTTTATTGAAAAGACTCATTGCTTACTTATAGCAAgcttatttcaaaatttcagctgtcgaaaaaaaatgaataagttGAACTCTTACTTGACAGCACTGAGCGAAACAGGACAAACCTGAGCCTATACAAACAGGCATTTAATGTGATTACGAAAAACGGTACCAGTATATATAGCCTTTGAATTAATCAGGGTCGAGGAATATTTGTTGAGATCGATCATATCTAATTAAATCAGACGGTATTCCTAAAGCATCTAGCAGCGATTCCATATTATCACAACTGCTCTTCTCCAGAAGATTTTCAAGTGTTTGTACACAACAGTTTCTCcataatataatttttgacattAAATCCGCATTTTTTTGTGACAGCGCCGAAACATTCAATGAATTACTTGCTCTGACACAAGTCGTAAAACTTAAATGTTCAGCAGACAATAAGGAACCTTCAGAGTTTTTTGATTCAACCTCGTTTAGCAACCTACGACATTTCAAACGTCGTACCTTTTTACTTATAGCTTCATTTTTCCAACGTTGATTCAATGATAACCGAGATCTTCGTattctagtttcaaaatttatggATGGTTCTGGTGTATTTCCGGGAGTTTTATCAATACCGTTTTCGTTAAACTCATTGTCTCTTGTACATGTGTCTTCAGAATAAATCTGTGGTGATGATTGAACATCAATTAGTTGAGTAGCACCATCTATGCTAGGAGAGTACGTAATTGGTGCAAATGTTTTCTACAATATACAATTTCTAGATAAATACAACTAAAACAAAAGCAAATTTTAACTTACAATTATAGTACGCGTCAGAGAACGTCTCATTCCCAGTGTTCGAATCGGTGTTTTCGAATTAGGAGTACATATAAACGGTTCGCTGTTTTCCATTGCACTTCGCTTCGaggctagtgatgggaaacttatcgatacttatcgataatatcgataaatgctggtcatcgatattatcgttaattttttgacgttaacgataattatcgatattattgttGATTGCGAAAAATTTTCTCGCGAAAAATTCTTATAGAAGTGCGCGGGTACGTCCAATCGCGGTAATatcttctacaaaaagtgcgGAAATTGGATTTGcgcactttttgtagaagacactAACATGATTGGTTATAACCGCGCACTTCTACGGCGTTTTTCATGCATCTTGCGAGATAAATTCTCCCGCAATCGATaatataagggtgagcacatgtcagtgcggctggttactggaggagacccaaaagaaggagacctcacctaccctaccccaggagttgcttttgccgctaggtatttgttgggtgctgctattcgacaagatttagcatgtTGGGGGTGGTGAAAAGGTTcgcccgggtgtcactgagtttctgagaaataatggtaactaaaaaggtatttatagtttttagtttcctcagaacagatgaattcgacaacttagtactggagaactttaaaaaaatatccaaacttttgcaccatctcataaaaagcaatgatacgaaattgtaataaaatgcattttctttggcttgccaactcttataatatgatggacatgcatagcggcagtctattgttaattctctggtaattgtttagtttaacttggaactgtttaagtttaaagtatctgtcacccaacaaacaattttgacgttgactaacgtctatatcgaagttaggcccctgaatttgaaaatctagtaattcaaccagggaaaaccagagaaaagtggtcaggttttgagcgcttattttgcagtcatctataatcaggttttcgaggttttggcatcaatcgatcagaaattcttttacggttaaatttatgtaacaaaaacaaactattgtttgagatacactattgaaaaattggtaattaatatcgattgtctaaatcataccgcgcagccaatcactacctctcttcccaagcacagtcgacactaacggatacaatcgatctgactttgttgttattgttgttgtcactttctgtttccgatgtttatgctgctgctagcggaaaaaaccttgcaaatatgcatctttttgttggtgttaattttacgacagcggccggcgccccatcattctgattccaaaaccgcaccagtgacatgcggacgctaggtgatagcagctgaaaggaggaaatacaaaatagtaccggtcatctcgtgccggtttcacccgttatgctggtggcttttagtagtaaatggctactgcaaaacacttaaatggctggaattctggacggacaaaccaggaaactataatcagcaactggcaccttttggtgcctcgaaattttggtgcagaagcggctaattgaattatctgatttaccaaatgctgctgctagcggaaaaaaccttgtaaaaatgcatgtttgtgttggtgttaatattacgacagcggccggcgcagctttcaagaaacatttgtctctaccattccatcatctctGTAGGAGGGGCCTTccttctaattatctgacgaagccttggtataaaacgtatcgttcgaacatttcaccccatcagtttcattattaaaccgtaccggatacatacggacgctcggtgttagcagctaaaagaaggaaaaacaaaatagtaccggtcatctcgtgccggtttcacccgtgatgctggtggctactgcaaaatactaaaatggctggaattctggacggactaaccagtaaacgagaataatcggcaactggtaccttttggtgcctcgaaattttgttacagaagttttgtaaaagaagcgttgcaatttcctctactatttgcttcaatggaatatttttttttttataagaatacggtagtcaacgtcatgcggtcgtgtcttgaataccaccctcctactttttttttagttccactaaaaacccaaatcaacgaaattgttgcgccaaaaaagtatcctggtTTATACAGGggatagacaaaataattgagataaataaaattctttcgAATTttgaatggccagaactttacgaaaaatgaatcaattttgatgaccggtttcatctcactggaaaacagtattattttagtattacttggaaacttggtgtgaccaacctacaccgaaaatgtttcggatttcaagagtgtgtgtcaaagtgtacatttttgcaacgcatacgCATGCGCATACAGAAATCTgcttgataaaccgctttaattcaaaaattcgcgtaaaaaaacacgttaatttgaaaatctgcataaataaccttttagagaaaatccgcgtgaaaataatctgacctttttaaatgttaatccagataacttttcaaacgcaagattgcaaagttgcttggtttcataagacctacacacccacaatgttcgattgaattctgctagagtgctgcaagctcaaagaaaattagtacccaacagggaaaaaaccgccaaaatcaacacccatacttaaaaaattcatacctcgatgattccttggcaaattttcaatctttggctacc
It includes:
- the LOC129719186 gene encoding uncharacterized protein LOC129719186, with the translated sequence MENSEPFICTPNSKTPIRTLGMRRSLTRTIIKTFAPITYSPSIDGATQLIDVQSSPQIYSEDTCTRDNEFNENGIDKTPGNTPEPSINFETRIRRSRLSLNQRWKNEAISKKVRRLKCRRLLNEVESKNSEGSLLSAEHLSFTTCVRASNSLNVSALSQKNADLMSKIILWRNCCVQTLENLLEKSSCDNMESLLDALGIPSDLIRYDRSQQIFLDPD